gcgtcggtggccatggttatttgagggtgggacaaagcaccgggcgtcgcaacaccacccgcggcgccccctatatatattcggccctttttgttttcttttcagtttttttttgcaattttatttttcagcagtttttttttgaatttgattttcagagtagtaaccggtcatgtccggttcggtaattttttcttgcgtcagtttttttttattttttttttgaatttgaatttaaattttggaatgttaacggtctgtccgtgacatccggttcccccggatgttgttttattttgtattgataagcgttttgagtcggtctctgcgcttctgccaggttttttgaatttgacagctgctcgttttgataggcatgataggaacatttttctgcttatggcgcaggaacagtaaggttggcaaggacccgccccagccgacaatgactagccactgtgcaccaacacatcatgccgaccgccttccttactgcttcccttgtaaatgcgttaccataacaatCTTTGACAATTGTTGTGCTGCTACTGTTACAATGGCTCGGTTTTTACAGCCAGCAACACATTTTCCATCCGTAGAggattattgccaaaaaaaattacaattaccaGCAAATGGTTCACATCACTCGAAAGCACCACCACAAATGTAAAAGAAGCTGGGAAGAAGATATGAACATAGCCATAAAACCGATTTGGGAATGATTCAAAACAGTTTTCCATTTATTTCGTATTAACATTTTATTTGGCATTTGAAAAAGGAGGCTAAAGTGATACAATCAGGCATAAGtatgtttgttttcttttttatttttacatgttCACAAAATGGAATTTGAATTATTGAAATAATAAACACTGCACTTAACAACAATATTAACATCTATTGATTTACACCGTCTCTTATTTACAATTATCAGGTGTTTACCTTcaatattgccagctcgttaaaacgatgttattccgaaaaaaatGCACTGCAAAGTTTACCGAAATAACAAAAGTGATAAGTGGTtatactggctacgtattgggattgacagtctcagtgaatacgtggtgaatacgtagtgactacgtaagagaacgaacgcgaatacgtaagaagttacaaaatacgaattctgggtgaatgtgaatgtgagtgaatgcgacgcaaacattcacggtgacatacataataaggGCCTTAATGTGCAATCTGAGAAGGTGATTTGtgaaaacttatatttttcatAGACCATCTGGAACGAATAAACAGCTGACTTCTCTGTCGCATCGAACACAATTTATGCGTCCAACATATTAAATTTCACATTAACAAGAGTTAAAGCCAATGGTGGTATACGATGAGCAGAGCACAATGACAACTCCGTCAAAATCAACGAAAGctcatttagtttgatttcgatggtcgtacagtacgaaagtgtcgcacgcgcgcttaaacaGCTTACCAAAAGTGCGTGTATACTAaaacattctcaatttggtaaccgtgtatatgtagtggtgcccaccttCTCAATTTTTTAATGTAATTAACAAGAAAAAGTACATGAACTGTCTCTACCTGCCTAAGTTTTAACTGCAACATAATACAAACCTTCGCTGAAAGAAATCACTTatatgatataaaaaaaattctttcggTTAAAGAGATATCCGAGAGAGTCTTGAATCTTTTTGCaagcgaaaatattttgaaataaactAGAAGAAAAATGCTGAAATGTAAGCGAAATTTGAATTAGAATTGAAAGATCCAACATATAGGGAAAaagcaaaactttttattttattccaaatATCATGAAAAGattaacttaattttaaaatcaaataaaacactTAAATGTATTTAATTAACATAGATCTTATAAAATTCAAATACATCCCAGACCCCTGATTTAAGCTATCATTTTCAGAGCACTAAGGGTGTGTTCTTATAACAGTTTACCTTGTACAATTTtgacatattttaaatttaactctgAAGTAAAAGGTTCGGCTTAATTTTGGGAAGCAttcttttttattgttattaccCGCTGTCATTTATTACCTTCTGCCTTCTCAAAGCTTTCAAGGTTAAATAAGCGTCAAATGGATGTATTTATGTAGAACGCTTTTTCAGGAGCTTCGACTCTGACATATAAGCTctctatataataaaaatatttcaacTATTGACTTTTTTGTGCATATTCGATAAACTGCTTATAGCAAGTCCGAGCCTAAATTGAACGCATCTGTCAACGTGTATCTCATAGAAAAGCATTTATGTTAATCCGGTACttaaaccaaagaggatagactAAAATAAGAGGCGTCAGTTTGCCACTCCTATGGCGAGTCATGCAAAAAATATCTTCTTTACATTTTCGTGCCGTATTTGTGTTCATTTCaacaattatatttaatttatcaaaTCATTCTCTCTACAAAAATGACAATTGCGCAGGGTTATTACACCGAATGAACAACTGTGAcgcaattacaaaaaaatttcgtttataGAAAAAATTTTAGGAGACACATTAAAGCACATacatttataaggtgtaaaattatatccatttactcgcgctgttatatgaacgcacctagtgatattcttgataaacttaattgtctaTCAGCTGTATTActgccaaaaaaaaatgtttgatcgttatacaaattaaaaaatgccaagattgaGTGAAAAACAAAACGTCTCtgctaagatattcttgtaactGACTTGCTCATGTTGGAGTTTTCTGaagaaaatgaaatgttatgtttgcaaggttgtattcctttgagtttaccgcgtttacacatgAAATTtgtgcgtaaatttatacaaattgtgttaATGGTTTTTTATACAAAacttgacagttcgtttacgcatgagataaatttatacgtttacacactttataaggttaaatgagtccccctttTGTATTCCATCGAGCTTCTTACTGCCCCTGGTAGCAAACTGATGACACTTATTTTCATCTATCCTCTTTGCTTAAACACTGTCGCCGTGAATGTGTTCATGCGTTTAGTGCGCTCTCACCTCGCTTTATTCCAGTTGTCAACAAACACTGAGCAGAGTGCTACCGGATGCATgcaaattttcttccaatttttatTGATTGTTTATCTAAAATCCATGTTCATATTTATtcccaaaaaattatataaaacctaGCATACGCATCGCAAATGCATTGAAGTATATTCAAGTTTAAACttgagttaaagttgactagaattTATTCCTGCTTGTTTGGTCGCTGAAACCAAGTTCAACGGTAGAATTTTAAGTTTAAGAGCAAAGTGGCAAGAGTAAACTCTAGTGAACTTTATTTGAAGCATAAACTCGCACATAAAACATGAGCCCAAGGAATTTCCGCGCTAGTGCTTTAGCATAACATTTTGCTCTATGACGCATTTAGTTGTTAAGAAAACAAGTTAAATTCGAGGTGGTTATATCAAATTGATTTCTCTAATCTTGCGCAAGGATCAAAAGGTCTTAGTATCCAacaggggcgtagccagaaaattgccttggggggattcaaaaaaaaatttttttctttttctgttaaataaataaaaaaaatgttgtctttagctttaacattaaagtacgtgtatttagaatatgatatgaaaaaggttacattaaaaactcaagcgcatgcgtcggcttttctttgccatttcatctaaaacttcatcaacggtaacaatttgatcacggtggatgcttagtgatgcacagccattcaatcgattttcactcatcgtgtttctcaaatagtttttaattagcctaagagttgaaaaagatctgtctttcgttgccgttgttactggaagcatacacaagattttcaacaacatgtgaacattaggaaaagccacagaatcgcattcctgaaTATTAATCAtatataaattgataaaaaaaaaaaccgaagtacatACCTCTTTCAGGAATAAGTataattcatgctttttgagcctatgcatgagatctgacgtatacgtatataaaattcaaaagaaggaaactgatcgaatagaaaaaaaattaatttaaaaaagtcatatctacacggaaaaaacactaatgtgttatttacattttaaaatgtgaaaacacgttattttttcatttatcaaataatttgaattttacatttttgaaatgtgtttttgatatgaaaaaaaaattagatattacattataataatgtgttttcagcatggaaaataatgtcaaatttgcattatatttcaaaataggaaatgtgtacttcgaaaaaatgctgtaaatttaacattatttaaatgtggagaataaaatcaaaacacGAGAATTAATATCGTTTAGttcgaaaaacaaacaaaaccgtAAACAATATTTATATGTctgtttatatgtagcttttcgccgtgacgtaagggcagataaatcatgcaaatattcagatgcatggagttttcatatttgccttttcattccgatgaatgaaATCGCGGTTGAGACAAACGAggaaacgcctgaattgattgtattcacgcatgcaataagttggttgattttaaatcaatgtcgattatgttcgtttaagcaagttggatcattgaacacgaacATGttccgaatgtaatcgaacgttgttgtgttcgatttttgctgttctctgatatgtatatagatggtcgttaggcaaatttacaaggaaatttctttatgaaattatagtaaaacttaacacgtacatttgtatatttaataaattgcagaattattatgaaacagaatatgattaaaataaaagtgttcacttcgtaTGTAAATATGCttacatattaaaaatataatatcatcaacgaagtaaatacgtagcagaactATCAAGAAATTTATTagcatagacataaaaacatcaaatatttgaattgtaacgacctaaaaaatcaaatgatcctgaggcaaggAGGTTTTAAACTCCCAAAATCTTCCCCCCGTCGCTATGCCCCTGGTATCCAAGCATACCAGTTTGGCAACAATCGCAACAAAATCCTTTTTTCACTTAAAAAATGGCTCTTAGTATTCGAAAACCAAATAAAAGTTCTCAAGCTCCCTATATTTGGTGATCCAATTTGAGTataattcaatatatatatatatatatatatcgcacactaactacaaaagagtcataacttaaaatttttcaaaattgggtttttccataaaccaattcacgGTTCACATCTCTAACTGTCCCTTAAATTAAGTTGTCATTACTTTCTTCTTTAACTgcaaaattaccgttatgccagatttggtgttgattgcatagCTTGCGCTATATCAACtaatgagtactatttttagttgtgtcaatgtgcttaaagggcccattactgatacttagcatagacttgacttgacttgagaaatGTCACTTACAGTGCTGTTatatgaacattgcatgttactgattactcaaaacttagcaacacttaacttggcTTAGAAATctattgaattttgattttctacgtaagttctaagtgacgtttacattttaagatgccatttgtttgtttccatttcgttttgacattttgtcatacaaattgacatttattggttatgatgccagattgtatgcgctaagtggagtataatcgtggctaagttgccaagtttacgccaagtgaagtcaagtctatgctaattatcagtaatgggcccttaagaacaagtgaacagtttttttacgcataaagcgtATTATTCTAAATTCTGACTAACTTGTTGCAAAAtagttttaactttgttgtgtattaattaaaattgagtCTTTTTATACGTGAAGAGTaagtaaatttgcttgtattattgtgaaatgtggcttttttgatgaaataattgtgaatgtacgagtAGTCAAATATTCGTAATTCAAATGTGCTATATATTATGTCCGTatacaaataattacaacaaaatttggtcaattcattttataatgaatgTCTCcgtctttgtaaaactggatttgaGTATACCATTACAGatgttttcacataaaccgtttttcttttttccttctcccattaacatttttgaagttgcgactcttttgtagttagtgtgcaaTATACATATAAGAAAATTTAACGCTCAATAAACCTCAATTGGAGACAGTATATGCTTTATTGTACggtttaatgttgttgttgttgttgttgtagcgataaggttgctccccgaaggttttggggagtgtcatccatgtgatggtcctttgccggatacaaatccggtacgctccggtaccatagcaccattaaggtgctagcccgaccatctcgggaacgtgtACGGTTTAATAATTCGTAGCAGTTatgcattttatttcaatttttaatcTAGAGTAAAAATAAGGCTGTTATGAATCTATGCCGTGTCggaaatcacacacacaagaatgcgcatgtaaacaaaagatcagctgttttttatgggcaatttttacgttatttgctcttgtttttttctctctttctttccgTCGCTCAAGCAGTCAGCTGTGACGTAGATgccaagaacgaagcaattttgaattcTTGAAtccgcaatcttctgtgtgtgatttgtctTTGCTTTGCAGTAATTGGTCTTTCAAGGGCTATATCCATATAAATTGATTCATCCGGTAGCACATTTTTGATGTAAACAATCCACCAAATTTCTCTAGCATGTTTTTGACAACTGGAATATTGGCTATTGATGATGATGAGAGAATGTTTACTTTTACTACAATAATGTGAGAGTATAtaataaaaacatgaattaaACAAGAAAAAGTTGTTTTTCATTCATCTATTGAAAGCATGGCAGTATTATTTGATACGCCAATGAAGAAAATCGTGTCCCAAACTAGATCGATTAACGTTCAGTTTGTGTAAAGTGATAAATTCAAGGCAGGAGCTATTGCAAAAATTAGAACAACGATTCACCATAGTATTGGGGCGGCTAGTCCAGTACTTACATTTACTATCAAAAATCgtgcttttattttaaattattttactacTTCGACAACTGCAAGCGCATAATAGTAAGAATATGAGTGacgaaacaacaaataaaaaacaaaaaacgtgcCTTCAAGTTGCAACAAACGTTACTGAACAAAAACATCAAGTTACACGAGAAGTAAGGGGGAGAAATTTAGGATTATGTCGTGGCTTCCGTGGATGCACCGTATGGCTAACAGGCCTAAGTGGTGCTGGCAAAACATCAATTGCCTTCGAACTCGAGGCATATTTAGTGCAACGTGGCATACCCGCATACGGACTTGATGGCGATAATATACGAACGGGCTTGAATAAAAATCTTGGCTTTACACAGGCTGATCGCGAAGAAAATATACGAAGGGTAGGAGAGGTAGCGAAACTTTTCGCTGATAGTGGAGTTATTGCGATATGTAGCTTTATTTCGCCATTTTCTGCTGATCGTGAGATAGCGCGTAGGATCCATAAAGATGCtgatttgaaattttatgaagtATTTGTGGATACGCCTTTAGCTGTGTGCGAGTCGCGGGATGTTAAGGGTCTTTACAAGAAAGCACGTCAAGGTGTTTTGAAAGGATTTACCGGAATCGCACAAGAATACCAAAGGCCTGAAAACCCAGAACTCATCATTAACACAGATGGCTATACGATAAAAGAATCTGCTAAAGCATTAATCAAATTGTTGGAAACTGAAGGCATTATACCTAAAATGAAGagccatgaaaatgaaattgcaGAACTTTTTGTTGAACCAAGCATGAAGGCAGCTTTTTTACATGAAgcgaaaactttaaaatcaatacCAATAACAGAAGTCGATCTACAGTGGATACAAGTTCTATCCGAAGGCTGGGCATACCCACTGCGTGGATTTATGAGAGAAGATATTTATTTGCAAACACTTCACTTTAACTCGTTCATTACCGATGAGCATACTCAACGTCAAAATCAATCCATACCAATTGTATTAGCAATTTCAACagatgcaaaaacaaaattagatGGAATATCAGCTGTTACACTCGCATTTAAAGGACAACCAGTAGCCATTATCC
The DNA window shown above is from Eurosta solidaginis isolate ZX-2024a chromosome 2, ASM4086904v1, whole genome shotgun sequence and carries:
- the Papss gene encoding bifunctional 3'-phosphoadenosine 5'-phosphosulfate synthase, translated to MSDETTNKKQKTCLQVATNVTEQKHQVTREVRGRNLGLCRGFRGCTVWLTGLSGAGKTSIAFELEAYLVQRGIPAYGLDGDNIRTGLNKNLGFTQADREENIRRVGEVAKLFADSGVIAICSFISPFSADREIARRIHKDADLKFYEVFVDTPLAVCESRDVKGLYKKARQGVLKGFTGIAQEYQRPENPELIINTDGYTIKESAKALIKLLETEGIIPKMKSHENEIAELFVEPSMKAAFLHEAKTLKSIPITEVDLQWIQVLSEGWAYPLRGFMREDIYLQTLHFNSFITDEHTQRQNQSIPIVLAISTDAKTKLDGISAVTLAFKGQPVAIIRKPEFYYHRKEERVSRQFGTTHEGHPYIKMIFEGGDYLVGGELEVVERIRWNDGLDQYRLTPNELREKFKEMQADTVFAFQLRNPIHNGHALLMQDTKRQLTKRGFKKPVLLLHPLGGWTKDDDVPLAVRMAQHQAVLDSGALKAEDTVLAIFPSPMMYAGPTEVQWHAKARMNAGSNFYIVGRDPAGVPHPNKLCYPDGNLYDATHGQRVLKMAQGLDNLEILPFRVAAYDKKNLCMAFFEPSRKNDFDFISGTKMRTLARTGEAPPDGFMVPQAWQILAQYYQSVLGQ